Within Rothia sp. ZJ932, the genomic segment GGTGAGCAAGAAATTCAGGAACTCCCCACGAGCATTTGAGATGCGGGTGTAATCCTGAATGCTAATCGCAGAGTAACCCCCACGTGCAGGAACAGAAGCAGATACCAAATCCCGTGCAAAAGATTCGGTAGGGCGGATTGTTGTTGTAGGCATTGCCATGTTGCGCAGAAGATACCGCGCATTCCTTTCGAAACGCTGCTCTTGCCTGTACCAATCGTGACGCATGTATGCGTGAATACAGACCGCTTCGTCATCCGAGCCACCCGTGAACATGGGGTTGGCGTTCAACTAAAGTCGGAGCTTGTCAGTTGAAACTCTTGAAGCTGTTTCAATCATGGCAAGGCGCACAGAAATTTGCAAGTGTTTTTGTCAAAAAATCTTCGCAGAGCCTGCGATGCAGCTTCGATGGTTGCGCTCAAGACTTGACCGCCGTGCGTACACCTTACCCGTTATATACGCCCATCATCCGCTTGATACGGGCATTTTTTCGGTTGCCAGCTACCTACGCCACAGAAACACGCCTAAAGATACGCATGTCTAATTTCACAAACAGGGCACATTGTAGTTATCTAGAAATTGTTCCTACACTTGTAAGATATTCTTTATTCTTTTACCGAAGGTGGATTTTCACGTGAAAACACTCATGCACCGCGCCTTAGCAACAGCTGGCGTACTCTCAGTGGGTGTTTTATCAGCGTGTGGAAACATGAACGCTGAGGCGGACGCGCCTGCGTCCCTGAATACCGCAGGAATAGCCCAAGCAGATGCCAATGAAATTGCGGGCATTATTCCTACCCAATCGCAAATTTCAGATAAAGAAACTTTTAGCTATTTAATTGCTAATCCCATTATTGAAAAATTTGAACCTCAGTCATGGTTCAAATCCTCCCCCCGCAATGCCCTGTGGAACGCCGATCAGCTCACTGACAACGCAACAGCTATTCAAGAAAGCATTGACCGTTGTGCAGCCTACGA encodes:
- a CDS encoding nuclease PIN; translated protein: MPTTTIRPTESFARDLVSASVPARGGYSAISIQDYTRISNARGEFLNFLLTPNPAGIPSTDYGVLKAA